In Clupea harengus chromosome 12, Ch_v2.0.2, whole genome shotgun sequence, the sequence GTGGTTTAGTCAAAATGATTTTTCAAGACGAGCACCATTTCTCGTTCAACTAGTTGAGATTTGCCATAACCAAGAGCCTCCTAACATTATGTTTTATACAATGCATTGTTATTTTCCTGGAGGTGATTTGTTTGAGATGTTATGACTTGTGCTGATAAACACTTTGTTCTCCATTGTTTTTTCCACTTGGTTCTCCTTACTATACCAAGCGTATGTTCCTGATAGTTTTCTGGTTTAGGTTGTCATTTAATTATAAAGAAAGCAACCTGGACTGCAGTACTGTTTTCATTGTTTGGAAGAGCCTTCCAATATATAGACTTGCTTTACTGgcttgtattattattgttattaagaGCACACCACTTTCTCTTGCCTATTGTGTTTTATGATGGTAGGGTGTGGTTGAGAgctgatttattattattatagtaatataataataatcatattttgtgtgcttgtgtagggCCGTTGCCCGGGCGACAGATTATGAGCCCCAGCACACGCAGCCAGGACGCCGTGAGCAGCATCTCCTCTCTGGCACCAAGCAAGCATTCCAGTTCCTCACACAGCATTGCTTcagtaggtcacacacacacacacacactcaatctctctctctctcacacttcctctcgcacttcctcacacactatcacactcacTGAATGCCACCGTATCTCtactgcaggtcacacacacttccccctcaGTCAGTAGCACAGTACCTCTGTAGGTCACATAGCcactgacatccacacacatgctttagctTGTCAAATGTGGTAGCATTAGCCattgacatccacacacatgctttagctTGTCAAATGTGGTAGCATTAGCcactgacatccacacacacatgctttaccTTGTCAAATGTGGTAGCATTAGCCattgacatccacacacatgctttagctTTTCAAATGTGGTAGCATTAGCCattgacatccacacacatgctttagctTGTCAAATGTGGTAGCATTAGCcactgacatccacacacacatgctttagctTGTCAAATGTGGTAACATTAGCcactgacatccacacacacacacacatgctttagctTGTCAAATGTGGTAGCATTAGCCActgaaatccacacacacacacacacacactctctctctctctctttcacacacttcctctcacacttcctcacacactatcacactcacTGAATGCCACCGTATCTCtactgcaggtcacacacacttccccctcaGTCAGTAGCACAGTACCTCTGTAGGTCACATAGCcactgacatccacacacatgctttagctTGTCAAATGTGGTAGCATTAGCCattgacatccacacacatgctttagctTGTCAAATGTGGTAGCATTAGCcactgacatccacacacacatgctttagctTGTCAAATGTGGTAACATTAGCcactgacatccacacacacacacacacatgctttagctTGTCAAATGTGGTAGCATTAGCcactgacatccacacacacatgctttagctTGTCAAATGTGGTAACATTAGCcactgacatccacacacacacacacacacacactcaatctctctctctctctttcacacacttcctcacacaccatcacactcacTGAATGCCACCGTATCTCtactgcaggtcacacacacttccccctgaGTCAGTAGCACAGTACCTCTGTAGGTCACATAGCcactgacatccacacacatgctttagctTGTCAAATGTGGTAACATTAGCcactgacatccacacacacacacatgctttagctTGTCAAATGTGGTAGCATTAGCCattgacatccacacacatgctttagctTGTCAAATGTGGTAGCATTAGCcactgacatccacacacacatgctttagctTGTCAAATGTGGTAGCATTAGCcactgacatccacacacacatgctttagctTGTCAAATGTGGTAACATTAGCCactgatatccacacacacatgctttagctTGTCAAATGTGGTAACATTAGCcactgacatccacacacacacacatgctttagctTGTCAAATGTGGTAGCATTAGCCActgacatccacacacgcatgctTTAGCTTGTCAAATGTGGTAGAATTTGTGGGCCAGCGTTATATTACTGCGTTACAACATGTACAAACTCACTCCGTAACACAGTTCATTTGTCTGTTAGATGCGGGTGCCAACTTCTCCCAACCTTTCGCCCAGTCAGTCAATGCCTTTGGAGGTGGCAGCTCTAGCAGAAGAGCCAGGAGTCAATATAGAGGATGTCAATGCAGAGAACCTTTACCTCATTGGTATGTATGGCAGAGACACAGCGTTTAATTAAAAACTTTAAGTCGAGATGTTACACTGACAACAACTGTGAAACTACATGAACTGTCTTTCGCACAGCGTTTAAGTAAAAACTTTAAGACATGAACTGTCTTTAAGACATgaactgtctttctttctctccaggtATGGAGTTGTTTGAGGAGGCTCTGCAGAAATGGGAGTTGGCCTTGAACATCCGGCATCGATCTCGCTCACGGAATGACTCATCTAGCAGTAGCAGCCTGGCCATGCAGGGGGCAGCAAAGGCACTTCCATCTCCACCAACAGTAATGACacaaaataacactttttttccccacagaaAACCTTCACACTCACCCTGCTCCTTCACAGTAGCACAAATATGCAAATCTGGCTTCTCCTGCTGTAATTTTGAGAAGTACCCTGAAGGAAACATACtgcgtgcgtacacacacacacacacacgcacacacaaacgcacgcagaAACCATATACTCTCTCGTGCATGTagtacacccacaaacacactccataaCTTACAGCCATATACTTCTATATGATTCTATAACCAGCGATATCATCTGGCTGCATGCTTACACCAGCTAAAGATGCAAGATTGAAAGTGTCAATAGTATAGAGTATAGTCGCATAATGATATGGAAATCATAAAACATATTCAGCTGTAATTAATCAGTGCTTTTTGTTGTAGAAGGACTCTATAGTGCAGTGAAggtatatgtatttaatgtatgGCTAGTATTCTTGTGTTATAGATCCTGTCTGTTATGTGTATATGCTGACTGGTGCTTagctttgggtgtgtgtctttaattGGTCTATGCCAGGCTGATATGCGGAACACGCAGTTTGCCCAGAAGCTCGAAACTCTGCTGCACAGAGCCTACAACCTGCAGGAGGATTTTGGCTCCACCATCCCTCCTGAAAGTCTGCTTGCTGATCTGGGTAtgtggacacactcacacacacacacacacacacacacacacacacacacacacacacacacaggcaaagtaAGCATATCACAGACTTTTGTTTTACAATACTGATTTGGtttgtggtattgtgtgtgtgtgtgtgtgtgtgtgtgtgtgtgttgtgggtgccGACTTCTGTGCGGTCTGCAGAGAGTGAAGGAACACTGATTTTGCCAAACTTTGAGAACACGAGTCGATTACATGATGACGACGCCACAACAATAGCATCAGATGAATCCTTCTTCTCTGCTGCAGAGGTTTGCTCTTAAACATTCTCCATCTATCGCTCCCTCCCCCATTATTTTCCTTCTTAGGTTATTTATACCGATTTGTTATGTTTAGTGACATGCATGTGTTCGGTAgttaaccgtgtgtgtgtgtgtgtgtgtgtgtgtgtgtgtgtgtgtgtgtgtgtgtgtgtgtgtgtgtgtgtgtgtgtgtgtgtgtgtgtgtgtgtgtgtgtgtgtgtgtgtgtgtgtgtgtgtgtgtgtgtgtgtgtgtgtgtgtgtgtgtagtggttcGATTCTCTACAGGAATGTGTGTATCAGCCCCTGCGACCAGCTGCTCTGTATGAGGAGGCTTTGGCACTAGTGCGTGAGGACCAGGTGGTCTGCAGGTCCCTTAGGTGAGACCCCGTCCACACGTAGAGACCCTCAGCCATGTCAATGGCTCCCCAGAAATGTAGACCCTAAATATGTCGACACTAGGTATTCAGAATGAAAGCATCACACAGCGTCTGTTTTATTTCCTAGGACTGAATTGTTGGAGTGCTACAGTGACCATGACTTTCTGGCCAAACTGCACTGCATCAGACAGGCGTTTGAGGTTAGCAGACTAGatttctctttgtttgtgttagtATATCTATATCTGTATGCAAATGTACGGTATAAAACCATCTGGCACCGGGTTTGTGTGTAGGTTCTCCTTGTTGATGAGACTCATCGCACGTTCTTCATCGAGACGGGGAAACAGATGATCTCTGGACTCATGGCCAAAGCCAACAAGGTGACCTATTGGACTCACttggtccttctctctctgtctaccattatttattttctttctttctctctctctctcgctctctctctaccgttgtctttattcctctgcctctctataCAATGCACACACGTCTATGCAGTCAGTGACATCAGCATGTAAGTGGATCACTAAAATGatagtgtatatataaataatatgtatataATCAAATAAGGTAGGTAGGTATTTGATTAGGTATTTGTGAGTTGTGCTACGACAGAACACAATTGTTGTCACACTTCTCCTGTATTTCAGAGCTTGTAATCTTCAGGTCATTTCTTCCATATGTTTGAGATAAATTACAATGTCACTCACTTCAACAGACGGTCAAAAGAGGTTTCATGTAATAAACATTATAAAATCATTATGTTATAAAAAGGAATTTGTACAACCGGAAAAGCAAGGGTCCCACCACTGAGCGTGATGGTATTCCTTACCCCCTCTTTCCACTTCCATGTCTACAGAGTCCAAAGGCCTTCCTGGAAAACTATGAGGAGATGCTGCTGTACACCCAGAGGGAGGAGACCTGGCCCACTACCAAGATGGAGTTGGAGGGGCGAGGGGTcagtgcttgtttttttttctactttttgctctcatgtttgtttcatttttacgGCCTCACTGCATTACGTCTCATGCAGAGACACACCCCCatgttttttaataattttctCGTGTTTTATTACCTTTCTTCTATGTCTTTTTgttaagcgtctttgagaactgtgaaaagcgctatataaatgtgacgtagcatttttattcttattattataaCACGTGGTGCCTTGAAAAGACCGTGGGGAGATGGAGTTGAACAGGATTTATGGAGTGCCGTCTCGTTCTTTTCACTTCACTGTCTTGTAGTTCAGCTGTCCATCAGGTCTTAATGAGGCATGTCCCCATCTTCATTTCGGTGTAGCTTCTAAGTGCACTCCTTCTGTCCAGGATGCCTTTCTAATATATGACAGATTCCATACACTGCCCTACAAGTGCTATATGTGTCATATGCTAACATGTTGTGTTTGTCCTGTGACAGATAGGGATAGAGCTGGTGTATTGGATGTCGTAACAATGCTTTCCTTATCTTGCTTGATTTATCTGCTTACCTCTGTGTGCAGGTGGTGTGTATGAACTTCTTTGACATTGTTTTGGACTTCATTTTGATGGATGCCTTTGAGGACCTTGAGAGCCCCCCTTCATCTGTTGTCGCTGTCCTGAGGAACCGTTGGCTCTCGGATAGCTT encodes:
- the miga2 gene encoding mitoguardin 2: MSLRRAEGISIMQALAMTVAEIPVFLYSTFGQSIFSQLRLSPSLKKVLFATALGSVALALTAHHMKRRGRKRKQLGSKDAQKTVAIPDLLRSGRPTSLKRGPLPGRQIMSPSTRSQDAVSSISSLAPSKHSSSSHSIASMRVPTSPNLSPSQSMPLEVAALAEEPGVNIEDVNAENLYLIGMELFEEALQKWELALNIRHRSRSRNDSSSSSSLAMQGAAKALPSPPTADMRNTQFAQKLETLLHRAYNLQEDFGSTIPPESLLADLESEGTLILPNFENTSRLHDDDATTIASDESFFSAAEWFDSLQECVYQPLRPAALYEEALALVREDQVVCRSLRTELLECYSDHDFLAKLHCIRQAFEVLLVDETHRTFFIETGKQMISGLMAKANKSPKAFLENYEEMLLYTQREETWPTTKMELEGRGVVCMNFFDIVLDFILMDAFEDLESPPSSVVAVLRNRWLSDSFKETALSTACWSVLKAKRRLLMVPDGFISHFYCISEHVSPVLAFGFLGPRQHLSEVCIIFKQQVQQYLKDMFDHDKVRFSSCPSLAEDLLRLSHRRSDILLGYLGINSLIASNGALPSNSTHSSTLEQDTDTEQVNSDPTHE